The Christiangramia forsetii KT0803 DNA segment AACTGATATTAATGTAGCCAGAGGCGATATGTTAGTGAAATCCAACGAGGTTCCGGAAGAAATTAAGGTACTTGATGCTATGGTTTGCTGGATGGATAATAGAGCGCTGGTTCCGGGGACTAAATATGTGTTACAGCATAACACCAATGGCATCCTGGTAAAGATCGATAAAGTAGAAGGACATGTAGATACCAATTTTGGAGCAGAAGAGAGAGTGTCTTCTCTTAACCTGAATGATATAGGAAGTGTGAAGATCAAACTAAGTAAGCCAATTTTTGCAGATAGCTATAATATTAATCGTGCAAATGGGAGGTTTATTCTGGTAGATACGCAAACGAATACCACCGCAGGAGTTGGTTTTATTAAATAAGAATCACGAAATAATGAAACATTTTAATAAGAACATTTTGTCAGCTATATGTATGCGCGAATTGTCTTTCACTTAGAAGCCTGTTTTATAAACTGAATTATAAAAAAGTCCTTTTAAGTGAAATACCTAAAAGGACTTTTTTTCATATATCGTCATCCTGAACTTGTTTCAGGATCTCAGAAAGTTGAAGAACTTAAAATAGACCCTGACCTTTCGACTGCGCTCAAGGTGACAGCTTAGGTTGATATTTATGAAATTATCGTCATGCTGAACTCGTTTCAGCATCTCAGGGAAATAGAGTACGAGTATTTGTAGAAAATTTAAATAAAATATCATGCAAAGTTTTAGAACCGAAATCGAAAATCCCGTTGTTGAAAAAGACATCATCGATTTAGAGAAAAAGATCAGACTTTTCCGTGAGGGAAAAGCCGATGAGGAGAAATTCCGAAGCCTGCGCCTGGCACGTGGGGTTTACGGACAGAGGCAGGCCGGCGTTCAGATGGTTCGAATAAAACTGCCGTTTGGGAAAGTAACTTCAGAACAGCTGCATAGAATTGCGAATGTTTCTGATGAATATTCCAAAGGCCGTCTGCATATTACTACCCGTCAGGATATCCAGATCCATTATGTGAGCCTGGATAGAACTCCTGAACTTTGGGCTCAACTTGAAAAAGATGATGTTACCCTTCGTGAAGCCTGCGGGAATACCGTTAGAAATATTACCGCTTCCCCAACCGCGGGGATCGATCCAAAAGAGCCGTTTGATGTGTCGCCTTATGCAGATGCAGCATTTAAGTTCTTTCTTCGGAACCCGATTTGCCAGGAAATGGGGCGAAAATTCAAGATGTCCTTTTCTTCTTCTGAAGAGGATACCGCGCTAAGTTATATTCATGATCTTGGGTTTATCGCTAAACTGAAGGATGGAAAACGAGGATTTAAAGTTATGTTGGGCGGCGGACTCGGTTCTCAACCACGTCATGCAGATGAACTGTACGATTTTCTTCCTGCGGAAGAGATTATTCCATTAACTGAAGGAGTACTTCGGGTTTTTGATCGTCACGGTGAACGTGCTAAAAGATTGAAAGCGAGAATGAAATTTCTGGTCAAAGATATCGGGAAAGAAGCTTTTATGGAGTTAGTGGAAGAAGAGAAAACAGCACTTTCTCAAAAACAGCCAGAATTCGAGATAGAAAAATTTGAAGCTGCTCCGCCATTACAGGATGTTGAAGTCCCTGCAGTAGAAATTGAGAACCAAAAAGATTTTGAAACCTGGAAGAATACAAATGTATTTGCACAAAAGCAGGAAGGATTATTCGCTGTTGGAATTCGCGTTCCGCTAGGTGATTTTTATACCGGGGGAGCAAGGGAGGTGGCAGATTTGGTGAAGAAATATGCCGGAAATGAGATCAGGTTAACGCTAAGACAGGATATTTTAATTCGTCATATACGTGAAGAATTCCTGCCTTTCTTTTATGCTGAATTAAAAAAACTGGGCTATGCCGAAACCGGATATAACAAAACCGTAGATATAACTGCCTGCCCGGGAACCGATACCTGTAATCTTGGGATCGCAAGTAGTACCGGAATTGCCGATGTACTGGAAGATGTTCTAAAAGAGGAATATCCACAATTTATAAACGGCAAGGATATAACGATAAAGATCAGCGGATGTATGAATGCCTGCGGCCAGCATAATATGGCTGAAATTGGCTTCCAGGGAATGTCTATTAAAGTTGGGAAAACAGTTGCTCCCGCATTGCAGGTATTACTTGGCGGAGGAACTTTAGGAGACGGTCAGGGAAGATTTGCCGATAAAGTGGTGAAGGTTCCCAGTAAACGTGGGCCTGAGGCTTTAAGAGTCTTATTGAATGACTTTGAAGCAAATTCAGAAACCGATGAAAAGTTCGCTGAATATTACGACCGGAAAGAGAAAACCTATTTCTACGATCTATTGAAAGACCTGGCCGATACTTCCAATCTTTCTGAAAATGATTTTGTGGATTGGGGACACGAGTCACCTTATATCAAAGCAGTTGGTGTGGGTGAGTGTGCCGGAGTGGTAATAGATTTGATCGCAACACTGCTTTTTGAAAGTGAAGAAAAGATAGACAATGCGAAATCTGCATTGGAAAGAAAAGATTGGGCAGATAGTATTTACCATTCTTATACATCCATTGTAAACTCAGCCAAGGCACTGCTAATTGCTGAAGATGTGAAAACGAATACACAGGCCGGGATCATTGCCCAGTTTGATGAACTGTTTGTGGAAACTGGAAAGATAGAATTAGCGACTTCTTTCAAAGAATTCGTTTATCAGTTAAATGAAAATGAGCCAAGTGAGGCTTTTGCAAATAAATATTTAGAGGACGCGCATTTATTCCTTAAAAGAGTAGATGCATTTAGAACAAAGGAGGTACAAAATGTATAATTCACCAAAATTAACCGTAGTTGGAGCAGGACCCGGGGATCCGGAATTGATCACCGTCAAGGCTTTAAATACCTTAAAGTCTGCTAATGTGGTTCTTTATGATGCCCTTATCAATCGGGAATTACTGGAATATGCGCCACAGGCGGAACATATTTTTGTGGGAAAGCGAAAGGATAAGCATCGTTTTCCGCAGGATGGGATCAACGAACTTATTGTGAAATATGCTCTGGAACGTGGTCATGTAGTAAGGCTGAAGGGTGGTGATCCATTTATCTTCGGAAGAGGTTCAGAAGAAATTAATTACGCCAGAAGGCATGGACTGGAAACAGCGGTAGTTTCAGGAATTACATCTTCGATCGCCGTTCCTGCCAATGTGGGAATTCCGTTGACCCAAAGAGGGACTTCTGAAAGTTTCTGGGTGATTACCGGAACAACTTCCCAGAGAAAGTTATCCAATGATGTTCGGCTGGCGGCGCAATCAACAGCAACTGTCGTGATCCTGATGGGAATGGGAAAACTGAAGGGAATCGTGGAGGTTTTCAAAGGCTTCGGAAAAGAGAATATTCCGGTTGGAATTATTCAGAATGGAACTACGATTAACGAGAAATCTGGTTTTGGTACGATAAAAAATATTGAAAAAGTGGTTTCCGAAAAACAACTGGGAGCACCTGCGATCATTGTAATTGGCGAAGTGGTGAGAGAAGCGAATGCTTTACAGGCAGTATATAAGAATGTAGAAAACCTTCCGAAGCAATCGAAATTTGTCAAAATAGGAGCTGCTTAAAATAATGCAAGTTAAAGAGCTGTCACCTTGAGCGAAGTCGAAAGGTCAGGATCTTTAGAGAAGCTGAATCAAGTTCAGCTTGACGTAAAATTAAATTTGTATGAATGTCAAACTGAGCTTGTCGAAGTTTAACTAAAACAAAATGGAAGAAAGAAACGAATTATATCCGGTCTTCTTGAAAGTGAATCATCTTAACATTTTGGTTGTTGGTGGAGGAAACGTAGGTCATGAGAAATTACATTTTCTTTTTAAATCCAGTCCGAACGCCAAAGTTGAAATAGTTGCAAAATGGTTTTTACCCGAAACAGAAGAGCTTGCAAAAAAGCATGGAGCGAAACTTATAAAAGGCAGATATAAAAAGAAATATCTGAAAAAGAAACATTTTGTGATCGCAGCTACCAACGATGCAAAACTGAATAAAAAAGTTTATCAGCATGCTAAAAAGAAATATTTACTAGCCAATATCGCTGATACACCGGAATTATGTGATTTCTATATGGGTGGAATTGTAAATAAGGGGCATGTGAAAATTGCCATTTCCACCAATGGAAAATCACCAACCACTGCAAAACGATTACGACAATTCTTTGAAGAAGTGATTCCGGAGAATGTAAATGAGATGGTTGAAAATTTAAATGAATACCGAAAATCCATAAAAGGTGATTTTGAAGCCAAGGTGGACCAAATGAATACAATAACAGAATCCTTAATCGTAAAAAAAGAGAAAAATGATTAAAACAGACATCCTGATAATAGGAGCAGGACCAACTGGTTTGTTCACCGTTTTTGAAGCGGGACTCCTCAAGCTAAAAACACATTTAATAGATGCTTTGCCGCAACCCGGTGGGCAGTGTTCAGAAATATATCCAAAGAAGCCAATCTATGATATTCCGGCTTTTCCGGAAATTCTTGCCGGTGACCTGGTAAGCAATTTAATGGAACAGATTAGACCTTTTAAGCCTGGATTCACGTTGGGTGAACGTGCAGAGACTTTGGAAAAACTTGATGACGGCAGCTTTATCGTCACCACCAACAAGGGAACTCAACATCATGCCCCGGTGGTTGCAATCGCCGGCGGTTTAGGATCTTTTGAGCCTAGAAAACCACCTATACCTAATATTGCTGATTTTGAAGATAAAGGAGTTTCCTATTTCATTAAAGATCCTGAAGTATATCGCGATAAAAAAGTGGTCATCGCAGGAGGTGGAGATTCGGCACTGGACTGGGCAATTTATCTTGCAGATGTAGCTTCTGAAGTTGCACTGGTGCACAGAAGAGCAGAATTTCGAGGTGCGCTGGATTCTGTAGAAAGAGTGTCAGAACTGGCAAAACTTGGCAGGATCGAGATGATCACGAACGCTGAGGTTGTTGGATTAAGAGGAGAAGATAATTTAGAGCAAGTAGTGATTCGTCATAAAGACAAGGCTCGTGGAGAAGAGTTCAGGGATGTGGACGATTTTATTCCATTATTCGGACTTTCTCCAAAACTGGGGCCTATTGGCAGCTGGGGCTTGGAAATTGAAAGAAACGCGATTAAGGTCGACAATTCGTATGATTATCAAACCAATATCCCCGGAGTTTATGCAATTGGTGACGTGAACACCTATAAGGGTAAGTTGAAATTGATTCTTTCCGGATTTCATGAAGCCGCAATCATGTGCCAGAGTGCATATCAGCGAATATACCCGGATAAGAAATATGTATTAAAATACACCACCGTTGGAGGTGTGGAAGGATTTGATGGAACAAAAAAAGAAGCGAAAAAAGAAGTAGTGCAAAGTATAGGAGTGTAATTAGCCAATTTTACTGCTAGTTTAAACCTGTGAAATTGGATTTTCGCAGGCTTTTATTATAAGTCTTACTAAATTTATTAAGCATAGATAAACAGGTTCAGCCTTACCTTAGGTAGTTAGAATTGATACGGAAATGTGTAAATTTCTTAACTTCGTAAAAAATTTGAAAACATGAAGATCAGCTTAAAAAGAATCAACGATAATTATCTATTTGAAACTGTAAATGAGCGTGGCAATATTGTGCTTCTGGACAATAAATCTGATGCAGAACCAAAAGGCTCAAGCCCGATGGATCTTATTCTTCGTGGAATTGCCGGTTGTAGCAGTATAGACGTTGTTATGATTTTGAAAAAGCAACAGCATGAGCTGGAAGATCTTCAGGTAGAGGTTGAAGGCTTTCGTGAAGATGGCGCTATTCCCAATGTATTCAATAAAATTCATTTGAATTTTATTTTCAAAGGAGAAGTTCCGGCAGCTAAGGTTGAAAGGGCAGTAAAATTATCGATGGATAAATATTGTTCGGTTTCTAAAATGCTGGAAAAGGCAGCCACGATCAGTTATTCTATTGAGTTAAATTCAGAAAAGATTTTATAGAAAAAAACTGAAATCTTTGTTATTGGGTATATTATAACTGTATATTTGTCTTGTAAGTTCATTGTTTACTAACATTCGTTATCAAGAAAGGTTGAGGGATTAGACCCTGTGAAACCTTGGCAACCCTCCTGTAATGGGAGAAGGTGCTACGTTCTACCACGCCAGTCGTGGATAGATAACTCAAGACTTCATTTTTCGTCTTCTTTTTTGATAACGTTTTATTTTATAAAACATGTCAAAAATTGAAGAGTTACTCTCACAAAAAATATTAATACTAGACGGTGCCATGGGGACCATGCTTCAGGAATATAAATTTTCTGAAGAGGATTTTCGTGGAAAACGTTTTGCAGACTGGCCGGTTTCCCTTCAGGGTAATAATGACCTTTTGTCTATTACCCAGCCTGAAGCAATTGCGACGATACATCGAAAATATTTTGATGCCGGGGCAGATATTGTGGAAACTAATACCTTCTCTGGAACCACCATCGCCATGGCCGATTATAAGATGGAGGATCTGGTTTATGAACTCAATTATGAGTCGGCCAGAATTGCCAAAAAGGTAGCGGAAGAAGTTACTGCTGAAAACCCTTCAAAACCACGATTTGTAGCCGGAGCAATTGGTCCTACCAACAAAACGGCAAGTATGAGCCCAGATGTAAACGATCCAGGGTATCGGGCGATTTCATTTGATGAACTTAGAAAGGCCTATAAACAACAGGCAAAAGCATTGATTGATGGCGGAGCCGATATTTTACTGGTGGAAACCGTTTTTGATACCCTGAACGCAAAAGCAGCACTTTTCGCCATAGATGAACTTAAAGAAGAATTAGGGATTACTATTCCTGTTATGATCAGTGGTACAATTACCGATGCTTCGGGAAGAACACTTTCCGGCCAGACTGCGGAAGCTTTTTTAATTTCTGTTTCACATATTCCATTGTTGAGCATTGGATTTAATTGTGCATTGGGAGCCAAGCAACTTACACCGCACCTTGAAGTTTTAAACCGATATGCGAATTCGGGAGTTTCGGCTTATCCAAATGCAGGTTTGCCAAATGCTTTTGGAGAATACGATCAGGATGCAGCGGAAATGGCTTCCCAGATCGAAGAATATCTCGAAAAAAGCCTGGTGAATATTCTTGGCGGTTGCTGCGGAACCACTCCCAAACATATTAAAGCAATTGCTGAAGTAGCTAAAAACTACAAGCCTCGTGAAATTAATCTTCAAGATCATGCTGAACTTGTTTCAGCATCTCAACAATCTGATCATAAAATTTAAAGGAAAGAGTCCCTGAAATAAATGCAGGCTGACGAAAAATATATGATATGAGTACAGCAAGTACAAATTCGATAAATAAAACTAACCAGTCCCCATCGGGGAGGCCGGGAGGGGCCAGACCGTTAAAATTATCGGGACTGGAACCACTGGTGATCACACCGGAGAGTAATTTTATAAATGTTGGGGAACGAACCAATGTGGCTGGTTCTAAAAAATTCCTTCGGCTTATTAAAGAAGAAAAATTTGATGAAGCACTGGCTGTCGCCCGGGAACAGGTGGATAACGGGGCACAGATCATTGATATCAATATGGACGATGGCCTCATTGAGGGGAAGGAAGCTATGGTGAAATTCCTGAATCTGGTCGTAGCTGAACCTGATATTGCCCGTGTCCCTATTATGATAGATAGCTCAAAGTGGGAAATTATTGAGGCCGGCTTGCAGGTGGTACAGGGAAAGTGTGTAGTGAATTCGATTAGCCTCAAAGAAGGTGAGGAAGAATTTATTACCCACGCTAAGAAGATCAAGCGTTATGGTGCAGCTGTAATTGTAATGGCTTTTGATGAGGTTGGACAGGCTGATAATTATGAACGCCGAATTGAAATTGCCAAACGCTCTTATGATATATTGGTGAATAAAGTAAACTTTCCGCCGGAAGACATTATTTTCGATCTGAATATATTTCCAGTGGGAACCGGGATGGATGAGCATAGAAGAAATGCGATCGATTTTATTGAAGGAACCCGATGGGTAAAAGAAAACCTTGCACATTGCAGCGTGAGTGGTGGGGTAAGCAATGTTTCCTTTTCTTTCCGCGGAAACAATCCTGTTCGTGAAGCAATGCATTCTGTTTTTCTGTATCACGCGATAAAAGCAGGAATGAATATAGGTATTGTAAACCCTTCCATGCTGGAAGTTTATGATGAGATCCCCAAAGATCTGCTGGAACATGTGGAAGATGTGATCTTTGATAGACGAGATGATGCCACGGAAAGACTGCTGAATTTTGCCGAAAATGTAGTCGGAAGAAAAAAGGAAAACAAAGTAGATCTTTCCTGGAGGGAAAAACCCCTTCAGGACAGGATTACCCATGCGTTGGTGAAAGGAATTGACGCCTATATTTTAGAAGATATTGAACAGGCCAGGTTGGAAGCTGAGAGGCCCCTGGACGTTATCGAAGGCCCGTTGATGATTGGGATGAATGTGGTAGGCGATCTCTTTGGAAGCGGAAAAATGTTCCTTCCGCAAGTGGTGAAGTCGGCGCGGGTTATGAAAAAGGCGGTAGCTTATTTATTACCTTATATAGAAGAGGCAAAAAAGGCCCCCCAACCCCCAAAAGGGGAGCAGTATTGGAAAACTGCCAATCCGGCGTTATACAATAAAACGAAAGAATTCGCCCGAAAAATGCGCTACGAAAAATCTACAAAAGCAGAGACTAAATTATGGGAGGCTTTTAGCGGAAAAAAGCTTGAAGGATTTAAATTTAGGAGGCAACATATTATAGGAAGCTATATTGCAGATTTCGTTTGTCTAAAAGAAAAATTGGTAATAGAGGTAGATGGTTTAATACATCAACTGCCAGATCATAAATTGAGTGATGAAGCACGGACAGCTTGGTTAAAGGAGCAGGGATTCAGAGTGGTCAGATTTACAAATAGCCAGGTTCTCGAAGATTTAGATTCCGTATTGGATAAAACTTTGAGTGCTTTAAAAAAAGCACCCCCTTCGGGGGCGGGGGGGGCTGGAAAAGTTCTGATGGCAACCGTAAAGGGTGACGTACATGATATTGGTAAAAATATCGTGGCGGTAGTTCTCGGATGCAATAATTATGAGATCATTGATTTAGGAGTAATGGTTCCCCCGGAAAAGATCATTGAAACTGCAAAAGCTGAAAATGTAGATGTAATTGGACTTAGCGGATTAATTACGCCATCGCTGGATGAAATGGTTTTTCTGGCTAAGGAAATGCAGCGACAAAATTTTGAGGTTCCTTTATTGATTGGGGGTGCTACCACTTCTAAAGCTCATACTGCCGTTAAGATAGATCCTCAATATCATTTCGCGGTTGCGCATGTGAATGATGCTTCGCGCGCTGTGACTGTTGTGGGGCAGTTATTAAAGGAAAGTACCCGCGAAAAATATAAAAGCGATCTCAAGATTGAATATGATAAATTCCGACTGAATTTTAAGAAACGAAGTAAAGTAAAAAGCTATTTAAAACTACCGGAAGCACGACGTAATAAATTTAAGATCAACTGGGAATCTACGAATATCACCAAACCGAATCAATTGGGAACCCAGATAATTGAAGATTTTGACCTAGAGAAACTGGAAGAATATATAGACTGGTCACCGTTTTTTAGAAGCTGGGATTTGCATGGCCGTTATCCCGATATTCTGAAAGACGAAAAAGTAGGTGAGCAGGCGCAAAGCTTATTTGACGATGCAAAAGCCTTACTGGAAAGGATTTTCAAAGAAAAATTGTTGAAGGCTAAAGCGACCTTCGGTCTTTTTGAAGCTAATACTATAAATAACGATGATATAGAAGTGAGCTACGAAGAAGCTTCTGAAAAGAAAAAGATTGTCTTTAGAACACTTCGGCAGCAATTAAAGAAGTATGCCGAAAAGCCAAATTTCGCGCTTTCAGATTTTATCGCTCCAAAAGAAAGCGGAATTCAGGATTATATGGGTTGTTTTTGCGTCACTACCGGTTTTGGAACTGCTGAACTTGCCGCAGAATTTGAAAAAGACCTTGATGATTATAATTCTATTATGATAAAGGCGCTGGCCGATCGCTTAGCGGAGGCTTTTGCGGAATATCTGCATAAAGAAGTGAGAACAAAGCATTGGGGGTATGCTTCTGATGAAAATTTGAGCAATGAAGAGTTAATAAAGGAATCGTATAAAGGGATTCGTCCGGCACCGGGTTATCCCGCCTGTCCCGATCATTTGGAGAAATTGACGATTTGGGAACTTTTAAAAGTTGATGAAAAAATAGGAGTGGAACTTACCGAAAGTCTGGCGATGTGGCCGGCGGCAAGTGTGAGCGGATATTATTTTGCGAATCCTGAAGCGAGGTATTTTGGTCTTGGAAAAATAAAAGAAGACCAGGTAAAAGATTTTGCTGAAAGAAAAGGAATTGAATATAAAAAAGCCGAGAAATGGCTGAATCCGAATATCGCGGATTAGTATAGAGTATTGAGATGTGAGTATTTAGATTTTCGCGGAATGAACACTTTAACTCTAAAGAAATATAAGGAGTTCACGTCAAACTGAATTTATTTCAGAATCTATAAAGAAGCTGAGCTTTCGACTGCGCTCAAGGTGACAGTTTCAGGTTGACGAAATATAGAATTCTGAAAGCTCAGAATTAGAGATAAATAAAAAGAAATAGGCTTATCGCTGAAGACTGATAAAAAAATAATGCGTTAGGGATTGCAGCGGTATCCTTTTACTGTTATGCTGAGCTTGTGAAAGTATGACAGTAAAAGATATAGCGTAAAGCCCGGCCTAAAAGGCAACGCCCAAAAACAACAAAAAGTTTAGTTTAATGAAAGTTACCGAACATATTGAAAAAGCAAATGGGAAAACATTGTTTTCGTTTGAAATAATTCCGCCGAAGAAAGGGAAGAATATTCAGGAACTCTATGATAATATAGATCCGCTAATGGATTTTAAACCTCCGTTTATTGATGTGACGACTTCACGGGAGGAACATTTGTATGTAGATCGCGACGGACTTTTTGATAGAAAAATCACTCGTATGCGGCCGGGAACTGTTGGGATTTGTGCGGCGATCAAACATAAATACAATGTAGATACGGTGCCGCATGTTCTTTGTGGCGGATTTTCGAGGGAAGAAACAGAATATTTGCTGGTAGACTGTCATTATTTGGGAATTGAAAATGTAATGGCCCTGCGTGGAGATGCGATGAGCCACCAAAGATATTTTGAGCCTTCTAATGGAGGTCATCCGTATGCCTGCGATTTGGTAAAGCAAATTACCAACCTGAATAAAGGAAAATATTTGCATGATGTGATAGAAGCAGATGATTTGGCCGATTTCTGCATTGGTGTTGCCGGTTATCCCGAAAAGCATATTGAAGCTCCTTCCCTAAATTCAGATCTTAAAAGATTGAAGGAGAAAGTAGACGCAGGAGCAGATTATGTTGTTACCCAGATGTTCTTTGATAATTCTAAATATTTTGAATTTGTTGAGGAGGCTAAAAAAGCGGGAATTAATGTGCCTATTATTCCGGGAATTAAACCCATTGCGATTTCCAGACATTTGCAGTTGTTGCCACAGGTTTTTAAGATCGACCTTCCGGAATCCCTGATCTTAGAAGTTGAAAAATGTAAAACCAATAAAGAAGTAAGGCAGGTGGGAGTTGAATGGTGTATTCAACAATCTAAAGAATTAATGGAAGGCGGCGCTCCGGTTCTACACTTTTATTCTATGGGAAAAAGCAGCAATATTGAGCAAATAGCCAACGCGGTATTTTAATTTTTATTAAAATGTCAGTTTGAGCGCAGTCGAAAACTCTTAGTTACTATATACCGGGCTTCGACTAGGCTCAGCCTGACAAACAGTGAAATTATTAGCTTTTAAATAAGAGATTACCTACTGGCCTATTTTAATTTTTACAAGTTGAAAACTTCACGGCATTTTTTTCGTAAATATGTTAGATTTGCCGTTGTATGAAAAAAGTTATCCCCTGCCTGCTATTGCTATTGAGTTTTATCGCTCAGGCACAGGAAGAAAAACCTGAAAAATATTTCTCTCTGGATGCTAATTATTTTTATGGCTCCATATTGGAGCATAACCCAGATATTGCTCATTTAATAACCGATCATCCTGAGGGTTTTCTATTAACCTGGAACAGGAAAACCTACGGACTGGAAAAATGGGAAAGCAGATATAATTATCCAGATTTTGGATACTCATTCATTTATCAGAATATGAAAAACACCTATTTGGGTGAAAATTATTCGTTATATGGACATTTCAGTTTCTATGCGCTTAAAAGGTTATTGATGTTCAGGATTGGCCAGGGAGTGGCATACACCACAAATCCTTACGATGCTGATGACAATTATATTAATAATGCCTACGGAACAAGATTTTTAAGTTCTACCTACTTAATGGGGAATATTAAAAAGGAAAATATTATTGGAGGTCTTGGTATACAGGCTGGAGTCACAATAATTCATTATTCCAACGCAGATCTTGGGTCTCCAAACCACAGCACCAATACATTCACTTTTAATGTTGGTTTAAATTATTTACTGGATCATGAAGAGCACCCAGATTATATTCCGAGAGGGGAAGAAGAAAAGTATACCGAGCCATTTCATTATAATTTTGCTATAAGGAGTGGGATCAATACCGCAGGAGTTATTGGATCTCCCAAACTTCCATTTTTGACATTTTCAGCATACGCAGATAAGGTGCTGAATCATAAAAGTACCTTACAGGGTGGTGCTGAATTATTCTTTTCAAGATCTCTGGAAGAATTTATAGAATATCAGGCGGCCGCATTTCCACAAAAGGGTACTACTGGCGATGAGGATGCGAAAAGAGTGGGTATTTTTGTGGGGCATCAACTTACTTTTAATAAAATGTCGCTGATTACTCAGCTAGGTTATTATGTGTACTATCCATATACAGATTATGTGGAGCAGGTTTATAATAGAATGGGATTGCAAAGGGAAATTTCTGAACATTGGTGGGCATCAGCCACGGTTAGATCTCATGGGGCAAATGCAGAAGCGGTAGAATTTTCAATTGGATATAGATTATAAAAATGATTGTTGGAAAATTACATTCGACCGTAAAATAAAATATACAGATGAAAAAGATAATATTCTTACTTGCGATAATTGGTTTTTTAGGATGTGATTCTGAAGATACCGGCGACTGTTTTCAAAAAGCTGGGGAGATCGTTCAGAATGAAGTGGAAGTAGCGAATTTTTCTGAAATAATGGTCTATGATAAGATCAAGCTTTTTATTGAACAGGGTGATAAGCAGAAAGTGGTTATTGAAACAGGGGAAAACCTAATGAACGAGGTCACTGCTGAAGTTATTGATAATCAATTAATTTTGATGAATGAAAATGTTTGTAATCTGGTACGAGATTATGAAATCACAAAAATCTATGTGACGGTTCCAGATCTTACCTATCTGCGGCATGCGGGTAATATTCCGTTGGAAAGCGTTGGAACTTTAAATTTTGAGAATTTATGGCTGGTTTCTGAAAATCAGGCACTGGATCCTGAAATTCATACTAACGGGGACTTTAAACTGGATCTTGATGTTGAGAATTTAAGGATTACCAATGATAATTATTCAAATTATTTTCTAATCGGGACAGTTGAAAACTTTGATGGATTTTTCGCCGCAGGAGATGGCCGACTGGAAGCGAGAGATCTTATTGTGCAGCATTACGAAATATTTCATCGTGGGACTAATAAGCTCATTATTAATCCGCAACAAAGCCTCAAAGGTGAAATTGTTAGTTATGGAGATATAATTTCTGTAAATCGACCACCTGAGGTAGATGTGGAGGAGAAGTTTAGAGGGAAGCTAATATTTGAATAAAAATAAGGATCCTCTGAAAATCTTCATTTTCGTCAAGCTGAATTTGTTTCAACTTCTTTTTATGAGATCCT contains these protein-coding regions:
- a CDS encoding homocysteine S-methyltransferase family protein: MSKIEELLSQKILILDGAMGTMLQEYKFSEEDFRGKRFADWPVSLQGNNDLLSITQPEAIATIHRKYFDAGADIVETNTFSGTTIAMADYKMEDLVYELNYESARIAKKVAEEVTAENPSKPRFVAGAIGPTNKTASMSPDVNDPGYRAISFDELRKAYKQQAKALIDGGADILLVETVFDTLNAKAALFAIDELKEELGITIPVMISGTITDASGRTLSGQTAEAFLISVSHIPLLSIGFNCALGAKQLTPHLEVLNRYANSGVSAYPNAGLPNAFGEYDQDAAEMASQIEEYLEKSLVNILGGCCGTTPKHIKAIAEVAKNYKPREINLQDHAELVSASQQSDHKI
- a CDS encoding vitamin B12 dependent-methionine synthase activation domain-containing protein codes for the protein MSTASTNSINKTNQSPSGRPGGARPLKLSGLEPLVITPESNFINVGERTNVAGSKKFLRLIKEEKFDEALAVAREQVDNGAQIIDINMDDGLIEGKEAMVKFLNLVVAEPDIARVPIMIDSSKWEIIEAGLQVVQGKCVVNSISLKEGEEEFITHAKKIKRYGAAVIVMAFDEVGQADNYERRIEIAKRSYDILVNKVNFPPEDIIFDLNIFPVGTGMDEHRRNAIDFIEGTRWVKENLAHCSVSGGVSNVSFSFRGNNPVREAMHSVFLYHAIKAGMNIGIVNPSMLEVYDEIPKDLLEHVEDVIFDRRDDATERLLNFAENVVGRKKENKVDLSWREKPLQDRITHALVKGIDAYILEDIEQARLEAERPLDVIEGPLMIGMNVVGDLFGSGKMFLPQVVKSARVMKKAVAYLLPYIEEAKKAPQPPKGEQYWKTANPALYNKTKEFARKMRYEKSTKAETKLWEAFSGKKLEGFKFRRQHIIGSYIADFVCLKEKLVIEVDGLIHQLPDHKLSDEARTAWLKEQGFRVVRFTNSQVLEDLDSVLDKTLSALKKAPPSGAGGAGKVLMATVKGDVHDIGKNIVAVVLGCNNYEIIDLGVMVPPEKIIETAKAENVDVIGLSGLITPSLDEMVFLAKEMQRQNFEVPLLIGGATTSKAHTAVKIDPQYHFAVAHVNDASRAVTVVGQLLKESTREKYKSDLKIEYDKFRLNFKKRSKVKSYLKLPEARRNKFKINWESTNITKPNQLGTQIIEDFDLEKLEEYIDWSPFFRSWDLHGRYPDILKDEKVGEQAQSLFDDAKALLERIFKEKLLKAKATFGLFEANTINNDDIEVSYEEASEKKKIVFRTLRQQLKKYAEKPNFALSDFIAPKESGIQDYMGCFCVTTGFGTAELAAEFEKDLDDYNSIMIKALADRLAEAFAEYLHKEVRTKHWGYASDENLSNEELIKESYKGIRPAPGYPACPDHLEKLTIWELLKVDEKIGVELTESLAMWPAASVSGYYFANPEARYFGLGKIKEDQVKDFAERKGIEYKKAEKWLNPNIAD
- the metF gene encoding methylenetetrahydrofolate reductase [NAD(P)H], producing MKVTEHIEKANGKTLFSFEIIPPKKGKNIQELYDNIDPLMDFKPPFIDVTTSREEHLYVDRDGLFDRKITRMRPGTVGICAAIKHKYNVDTVPHVLCGGFSREETEYLLVDCHYLGIENVMALRGDAMSHQRYFEPSNGGHPYACDLVKQITNLNKGKYLHDVIEADDLADFCIGVAGYPEKHIEAPSLNSDLKRLKEKVDAGADYVVTQMFFDNSKYFEFVEEAKKAGINVPIIPGIKPIAISRHLQLLPQVFKIDLPESLILEVEKCKTNKEVRQVGVEWCIQQSKELMEGGAPVLHFYSMGKSSNIEQIANAVF